A stretch of Polypterus senegalus isolate Bchr_013 chromosome 3, ASM1683550v1, whole genome shotgun sequence DNA encodes these proteins:
- the tmem183a gene encoding transmembrane protein 183A isoform X1 has protein sequence MPKKGIRKRLKFRADDVCSESVTVADYANSDPAIVKSGRVKKAVVNALEKEVKLLCGLEASQGAVQEVLSSAVSVRTQDCDSSDELDTEGSVSGVKLSRKKKSKRHIEDDALDGKEYPIDIWLLLASYIRPEDTCKFALICKNAWTVTCTAAFWTRLYRRHYNMDAQLPVRLQPDSVGKMRCLRACVIRSLFFMYEPFCTRATKIPLIPESTPTSLLNSKCLLFWVNKVDGNRSETMWEFNFKFMKQPPKFKNGCHNGLQFPCKYQDVHANPDQDCYLLQVTTLNFIFTSVVMGMTLALFTINVSTDMRHHRVRLVFQDSPIIKGKKSRNDLGVQVVLDPVHSVRLMDWWHPQYPSSVNT, from the exons ATGCCCAAGAAAGGGATCCGAAAACGGCTGAAGTTCCGGGCCGACGACGTGTGCTCGGAGTCAG TTACTGTGGCTGACTATGCTAACTCTGACCCAGCCATTGTGAAGTCTGGGAGGGTTAAAAAAGCTGTTGTAAATGCACTTGAAAAAGAAG tGAAATTGCTGTGTGGTTTGGAAGCTTCCCAAGGTGCTGTACAAGAGGTGCTGTCCTCTGCTGTGAGTGTAAGGACACAGGACTGTGACAGCAGTGATGAGCTGGACACTGAAGGCAGTGTCAGTGGTGTAAAACTTTCGAGAAAGAAGAAGAGCAAGAGACATATAG aAGATGATGCACTGGATGGCAAAGAGTATCCTATCGATATTTGGCTGCTTTTGGCATCATACATTCGTCCAGAGGATACATGTAAATTTGCTCTGATTTGTAAAAATGCGTGGACTGTCACTTGcactgctgcattctggaccagATTATATAGAAG gcaTTATAATATGGATGCTCAATTGCCAGTACGTTTGCAGCCAGACTCTGTTGGAAAGATGAGATGTCTCCGTGCTTGTGTAATCCGTTCTCTGTTTTTTATGTATGAGCCATTTTGTACTCGTGCTACAAAAATCCCTTTAATACCAGAGTCCACTCCTACAAGTTTGCTGAATTCAAAG tgTTTGCTGTTTTGGGTCAACAAAGTTGATGGCAACAGATCTGAAACAATGTGggagtttaattttaaatttatgaagcaG cCTCCAAAGTTTAAGAATGGCTGTCACAATGGACTACAGTTTCCCTGCAAATACCAAGATGTTCATGCTAACCCAGACCAGGACTGCTATCTATTGCAAGTTACAACACTCAATTTCATTTTCACTTCCGTTGTAATGGGCATGACCCTGGCATTG TTTACAATAAACGTGAGCACGGATATGAGGCATCATCGTGTGCGACTTGTTTTTCAAGACTCCCCCATCATTAAAGGCAAGAAATCCCGGAATGATCTAGGTGTCCAAGTGGTTCTTGATCCTGTACACAGTGTCCGTCTCATGGATTGGTGGCATCCTCAGTACCCCTCTTCTGTTAATACTTGA
- the tmem183a gene encoding transmembrane protein 183A isoform X3, with protein sequence MSSRSAKVTVADYANSDPAIVKSGRVKKAVVNALEKEVKLLCGLEASQGAVQEVLSSAVSVRTQDCDSSDELDTEGSVSGVKLSRKKKSKRHIEDDALDGKEYPIDIWLLLASYIRPEDTCKFALICKNAWTVTCTAAFWTRLYRRHYNMDAQLPVRLQPDSVGKMRCLRACVIRSLFFMYEPFCTRATKIPLIPESTPTSLLNSKCLLFWVNKVDGNRSETMWEFNFKFMKQPPKFKNGCHNGLQFPCKYQDVHANPDQDCYLLQVTTLNFIFTSVVMGMTLALFTINVSTDMRHHRVRLVFQDSPIIKGKKSRNDLGVQVVLDPVHSVRLMDWWHPQYPSSVNT encoded by the exons ATGTCATCACGTTCTGCAAAAG TTACTGTGGCTGACTATGCTAACTCTGACCCAGCCATTGTGAAGTCTGGGAGGGTTAAAAAAGCTGTTGTAAATGCACTTGAAAAAGAAG tGAAATTGCTGTGTGGTTTGGAAGCTTCCCAAGGTGCTGTACAAGAGGTGCTGTCCTCTGCTGTGAGTGTAAGGACACAGGACTGTGACAGCAGTGATGAGCTGGACACTGAAGGCAGTGTCAGTGGTGTAAAACTTTCGAGAAAGAAGAAGAGCAAGAGACATATAG aAGATGATGCACTGGATGGCAAAGAGTATCCTATCGATATTTGGCTGCTTTTGGCATCATACATTCGTCCAGAGGATACATGTAAATTTGCTCTGATTTGTAAAAATGCGTGGACTGTCACTTGcactgctgcattctggaccagATTATATAGAAG gcaTTATAATATGGATGCTCAATTGCCAGTACGTTTGCAGCCAGACTCTGTTGGAAAGATGAGATGTCTCCGTGCTTGTGTAATCCGTTCTCTGTTTTTTATGTATGAGCCATTTTGTACTCGTGCTACAAAAATCCCTTTAATACCAGAGTCCACTCCTACAAGTTTGCTGAATTCAAAG tgTTTGCTGTTTTGGGTCAACAAAGTTGATGGCAACAGATCTGAAACAATGTGggagtttaattttaaatttatgaagcaG cCTCCAAAGTTTAAGAATGGCTGTCACAATGGACTACAGTTTCCCTGCAAATACCAAGATGTTCATGCTAACCCAGACCAGGACTGCTATCTATTGCAAGTTACAACACTCAATTTCATTTTCACTTCCGTTGTAATGGGCATGACCCTGGCATTG TTTACAATAAACGTGAGCACGGATATGAGGCATCATCGTGTGCGACTTGTTTTTCAAGACTCCCCCATCATTAAAGGCAAGAAATCCCGGAATGATCTAGGTGTCCAAGTGGTTCTTGATCCTGTACACAGTGTCCGTCTCATGGATTGGTGGCATCCTCAGTACCCCTCTTCTGTTAATACTTGA
- the tmem183a gene encoding transmembrane protein 183A isoform X2: MPKKGIRKRLKFRADDVCSESVTVADYANSDPAIVKSGRVKKAVVNALEKEVKLLCGLEASQGAVQEVLSSAVSVRTQDCDSSDELDTEGSVSGVKLSRKKKSKRHIDDALDGKEYPIDIWLLLASYIRPEDTCKFALICKNAWTVTCTAAFWTRLYRRHYNMDAQLPVRLQPDSVGKMRCLRACVIRSLFFMYEPFCTRATKIPLIPESTPTSLLNSKCLLFWVNKVDGNRSETMWEFNFKFMKQPPKFKNGCHNGLQFPCKYQDVHANPDQDCYLLQVTTLNFIFTSVVMGMTLALFTINVSTDMRHHRVRLVFQDSPIIKGKKSRNDLGVQVVLDPVHSVRLMDWWHPQYPSSVNT, encoded by the exons ATGCCCAAGAAAGGGATCCGAAAACGGCTGAAGTTCCGGGCCGACGACGTGTGCTCGGAGTCAG TTACTGTGGCTGACTATGCTAACTCTGACCCAGCCATTGTGAAGTCTGGGAGGGTTAAAAAAGCTGTTGTAAATGCACTTGAAAAAGAAG tGAAATTGCTGTGTGGTTTGGAAGCTTCCCAAGGTGCTGTACAAGAGGTGCTGTCCTCTGCTGTGAGTGTAAGGACACAGGACTGTGACAGCAGTGATGAGCTGGACACTGAAGGCAGTGTCAGTGGTGTAAAACTTTCGAGAAAGAAGAAGAGCAAGAGACATATAG ATGATGCACTGGATGGCAAAGAGTATCCTATCGATATTTGGCTGCTTTTGGCATCATACATTCGTCCAGAGGATACATGTAAATTTGCTCTGATTTGTAAAAATGCGTGGACTGTCACTTGcactgctgcattctggaccagATTATATAGAAG gcaTTATAATATGGATGCTCAATTGCCAGTACGTTTGCAGCCAGACTCTGTTGGAAAGATGAGATGTCTCCGTGCTTGTGTAATCCGTTCTCTGTTTTTTATGTATGAGCCATTTTGTACTCGTGCTACAAAAATCCCTTTAATACCAGAGTCCACTCCTACAAGTTTGCTGAATTCAAAG tgTTTGCTGTTTTGGGTCAACAAAGTTGATGGCAACAGATCTGAAACAATGTGggagtttaattttaaatttatgaagcaG cCTCCAAAGTTTAAGAATGGCTGTCACAATGGACTACAGTTTCCCTGCAAATACCAAGATGTTCATGCTAACCCAGACCAGGACTGCTATCTATTGCAAGTTACAACACTCAATTTCATTTTCACTTCCGTTGTAATGGGCATGACCCTGGCATTG TTTACAATAAACGTGAGCACGGATATGAGGCATCATCGTGTGCGACTTGTTTTTCAAGACTCCCCCATCATTAAAGGCAAGAAATCCCGGAATGATCTAGGTGTCCAAGTGGTTCTTGATCCTGTACACAGTGTCCGTCTCATGGATTGGTGGCATCCTCAGTACCCCTCTTCTGTTAATACTTGA